One genomic segment of Caldimonas brevitalea includes these proteins:
- a CDS encoding 6-pyruvoyl trahydropterin synthase family protein encodes MQYELTQRFFFEAAHTLERKVDAEPSRRIHGHTYFAEVAVRGAPQADTGMVMDLGHLRRAIDPVRDALDHRLLDEVEGLTRPTLEGLCSYIASALSDSVPQLAWVRVWREASGDTCTLTLRAPA; translated from the coding sequence ATGCAGTACGAACTGACCCAACGCTTCTTTTTCGAAGCCGCCCACACGCTCGAACGTAAGGTCGACGCCGAGCCGAGCCGTCGTATCCACGGCCACACCTATTTCGCCGAAGTGGCCGTGCGGGGCGCACCGCAGGCGGACACCGGCATGGTGATGGACCTGGGCCATCTGCGCCGCGCCATCGATCCGGTGCGCGACGCACTCGACCACCGTTTGCTCGACGAAGTCGAGGGCCTGACACGGCCCACGCTCGAAGGTTTGTGCAGCTACATCGCCAGCGCACTGTCGGACAGCGTGCCCCAGCTGGCCTGGGTGCGTGTCTGGCGCGAGGCCTCGGGCGACACCTGCACCTTGACCTTGCGCGCCCCGGCCTGA
- the queE gene encoding 7-carboxy-7-deazaguanine synthase, which yields MAYQVKEIFYTLQGEGANAGRPAVFCRFAGCNLWSGREADRASAVCRFCDTDFVGTDGTFGGRYADAAALAAAVAGQWTGRGGRRLVVLTGGEPLLQVDTALIDALHEAGFEIAIETNGSIAAPEGIDWICVSPKAGAPLHQTRGQELKVVVPQPGLDLDALATLPFEHRFLQAMDGPDRVRNTEWAVQHCLTDPRWRLSVQTHKVLNIR from the coding sequence GTGGCCTACCAAGTCAAGGAAATCTTCTACACCCTGCAAGGCGAGGGCGCCAATGCCGGGCGCCCTGCCGTGTTCTGCCGCTTTGCCGGCTGCAACCTCTGGAGCGGCCGTGAGGCCGACCGGGCCTCGGCCGTGTGCCGCTTCTGCGACACCGATTTCGTCGGCACCGATGGCACCTTCGGCGGGCGTTATGCCGACGCGGCGGCGCTGGCCGCCGCCGTGGCGGGGCAGTGGACCGGGCGTGGTGGCCGCCGCCTGGTGGTGCTGACCGGCGGTGAACCGCTGCTGCAGGTCGACACGGCGCTGATCGACGCCTTGCACGAGGCCGGCTTCGAGATCGCCATCGAGACCAACGGCAGCATCGCCGCGCCCGAGGGCATCGACTGGATTTGCGTCAGTCCCAAGGCCGGCGCGCCGCTGCACCAGACGCGTGGCCAGGAGCTGAAGGTGGTGGTGCCGCAACCCGGCCTCGACCTCGACGCGCTCGCGACACTCCCTTTCGAACACCGCTTCCTGCAGGCCATGGACGGGCCCGATCGCGTGCGCAACACCGAATGGGCCGTGCAGCACTGCCTGACGGACCCGCGCTGGCGATTGAGCGTGCAGACGCACAAAGTGTTGAACATCCGGTAA
- a CDS encoding NUDIX domain-containing protein, with protein MSIRDRVRLREEKLLSDDHYVLKKVTFDFRRSSGEWQTQTRETYDRGNAVTLLLYHPAQRTVILTRQFRYPAFVNGLDDLLIETPAGLLEGAAPEERVRAEAEEEVGYRVHEVHKVFEAYSSPGSVTELVHFFIATYDRDAKQHEGGGLHAEGEDIEVLEVDIDDALAMIDRGEIKDAKTIMLLQYAALKLFRN; from the coding sequence ATGAGCATTCGAGACCGCGTCCGCCTGCGCGAAGAAAAACTGCTGTCGGACGACCACTATGTCCTGAAGAAGGTCACCTTCGACTTCCGCCGCAGCAGCGGCGAGTGGCAGACCCAGACACGCGAAACCTACGACCGCGGCAACGCGGTCACGCTGCTGCTCTACCACCCGGCACAACGCACCGTCATCCTCACCCGGCAGTTCCGCTACCCCGCCTTCGTCAACGGGCTCGACGACCTGCTGATCGAGACCCCGGCGGGGCTGTTGGAAGGCGCGGCGCCCGAGGAACGGGTGCGCGCGGAAGCCGAAGAAGAAGTGGGCTACCGGGTGCACGAGGTGCACAAGGTGTTCGAGGCTTACAGCAGCCCGGGTTCGGTCACGGAACTGGTGCACTTCTTCATTGCCACCTACGACCGCGACGCCAAGCAGCACGAGGGAGGTGGCCTGCACGCCGAGGGTGAGGACATCGAGGTGCTGGAGGTCGACATCGACGACGCCCTCGCGATGATCGACCGGGGTGAGATCAAGGACGCCAAGACCATCATGCTGCTGCAGTACGCGGCATTGAAGCTGTTCCGCAATTGA
- a CDS encoding alpha-ketoglutarate-dependent dioxygenase AlkB, producing the protein MPPRSPATQTHDQSELFDTPAVLPNGLVYQAGFLTPAQEGELLEIVSALPLEEARYKGYTARRRVASYGSQYDFDDHHLQPAQALPDVLRPLQAQVAAWSGLQPDAFSNALVAEYQPGTPLGWHRDVPDFEVVVGVSLLGSCRMRFRRYPPVQPRKQDVLTIELAPRSAYVLQGEARWGWQHSVAPTPSLRYSITFRTPVARGR; encoded by the coding sequence ATGCCGCCGCGCTCACCCGCCACCCAGACACACGACCAGTCCGAGCTGTTCGACACGCCAGCCGTGCTGCCCAACGGCCTGGTCTACCAGGCCGGCTTCCTGACGCCGGCGCAAGAAGGCGAACTGCTCGAGATCGTCTCGGCCTTGCCGCTCGAGGAAGCCCGCTACAAGGGCTACACCGCGCGACGGCGAGTGGCCAGCTACGGCAGCCAGTACGACTTCGACGACCACCATCTGCAGCCGGCGCAGGCCTTGCCCGACGTGCTGCGGCCGCTGCAGGCGCAAGTCGCGGCATGGAGCGGCTTGCAGCCCGACGCCTTCAGCAATGCCCTGGTGGCCGAATACCAGCCCGGGACGCCGCTCGGCTGGCACCGCGATGTGCCGGACTTCGAGGTGGTGGTCGGCGTCTCGCTGCTCGGCAGCTGCCGCATGCGGTTTCGCCGCTACCCGCCGGTGCAGCCGCGCAAGCAGGACGTCCTCACGATCGAGCTGGCGCCGCGCTCGGCCTATGTGCTGCAAGGCGAGGCGCGCTGGGGCTGGCAGCACAGCGTGGCACCCACGCCGTCGTTGCGCTACTCCATCACCTTCCGGACGCCGGTCGCACGCGGCCGCTGA
- a CDS encoding DUF427 domain-containing protein — MKAIWNNTVVAESNDTVVIEGNHYFPETAVCRDYLMPSNTRTSCSWKGTAHYYNLLIDGNANPDAVWYYPEPKDAAASIKGRVAFWKGVQVVE, encoded by the coding sequence ATGAAAGCCATCTGGAACAACACCGTGGTCGCCGAAAGCAACGACACCGTGGTCATCGAAGGCAACCACTACTTTCCCGAAACCGCGGTCTGCCGTGACTACCTGATGCCCAGCAACACCCGCACGAGCTGCTCGTGGAAGGGCACCGCGCACTACTACAACCTGCTGATCGACGGCAACGCCAACCCGGACGCGGTCTGGTACTACCCCGAACCCAAGGACGCGGCCGCGTCGATCAAGGGCCGCGTGGCGTTCTGGAAGGGGGTTCAGGTGGTGGAATGA
- a CDS encoding ATPase domain-containing protein: MDHSTTLPDAALAGSSPFISTGVAALDTILGGGITPNRLYMVEGIPGSGKTTLGLQFLQAGARLGESVLYITLSETEEEVRAIASSHHWDLNGVQILQVVPDEQALLPTEQYTVFQPDEVELGETTKSILAEVERRKPARVVFDSLSELRLLAGSPLRYRRQMLGLKQFFAGRQCTVFVLDDRTATAEDPQLQSIAHGIIALEQWHPDYGRERRRLRVVKYRGVPFVGGYHDFTIRPGGLVVFPRLSAAAHRAVVHPGTLASGVTGLDELLGGGLERGTSTLVTGAPGTGKSTVAVTFAVAAAARGERAAVFLFDESVSTLLKRMRGLGNDLQPHLDSGRLTVQQIDPAELSPGEFAHRVGQAARAERASVVVIDSLNGYLNAMPDERFLNAQLHEMLTYLGQLGTTTLLVSVQQGLIGSMTSPVDASYLADTVVVMRYFESQGLVRQAVSVLKKRSGLHERAIREFHLDAEGLRVSEPLRGFHGVLTGVPVYTGTEDPLMKDRLR; the protein is encoded by the coding sequence ATGGATCACTCGACTACGCTTCCAGACGCCGCACTGGCCGGGTCCTCGCCCTTCATCTCGACCGGCGTGGCGGCACTGGACACCATCCTCGGCGGGGGCATCACACCCAACCGGCTGTACATGGTGGAAGGCATACCGGGCTCGGGCAAGACCACCCTCGGGCTGCAGTTCCTGCAGGCCGGCGCCCGGCTTGGCGAGTCGGTCCTGTACATCACGCTGTCGGAAACCGAGGAGGAGGTGCGGGCGATCGCCAGCTCGCATCACTGGGACCTGAACGGCGTCCAGATCCTGCAGGTGGTGCCCGACGAACAGGCCTTGCTGCCGACCGAGCAATACACCGTGTTCCAGCCCGACGAAGTGGAGCTGGGCGAAACCACCAAGTCGATCCTGGCCGAGGTCGAGCGGCGCAAGCCGGCGCGTGTCGTGTTCGACTCGCTGTCGGAGCTGCGGCTGCTGGCCGGCAGCCCGCTGCGCTACCGCCGCCAGATGCTGGGCCTGAAGCAGTTTTTCGCCGGCCGGCAATGTACCGTCTTCGTGCTCGACGACCGCACCGCCACCGCGGAAGACCCGCAGTTGCAGAGCATTGCCCACGGCATCATCGCGCTCGAACAATGGCACCCGGACTATGGCCGCGAGCGCCGGCGCTTGAGGGTGGTGAAATACCGCGGCGTGCCGTTCGTCGGCGGCTACCACGACTTCACGATCCGGCCCGGCGGCCTGGTCGTGTTTCCGCGCCTCAGTGCGGCGGCGCACCGCGCGGTCGTGCACCCGGGCACCTTGGCGAGCGGCGTGACCGGCCTGGACGAGTTGCTGGGCGGTGGCCTGGAGCGCGGCACCAGCACCTTGGTCACCGGGGCGCCGGGCACCGGCAAGTCGACGGTCGCGGTGACCTTTGCCGTGGCGGCCGCCGCGCGTGGCGAACGCGCCGCCGTGTTCCTGTTCGACGAGAGCGTCTCGACCCTGCTCAAGCGCATGCGCGGATTGGGCAACGACCTGCAGCCGCACCTCGATTCCGGCCGGCTGACCGTGCAGCAAATCGACCCGGCCGAGTTGTCGCCAGGCGAATTCGCCCATCGGGTCGGACAGGCGGCGCGGGCCGAGCGTGCCAGCGTGGTGGTGATCGACAGCCTCAACGGCTACCTGAACGCGATGCCCGATGAGCGTTTTCTCAACGCCCAGCTGCACGAGATGCTCACCTACCTCGGCCAGCTCGGCACCACCACGCTGCTGGTCAGCGTGCAGCAGGGGCTGATCGGTTCGATGACCAGCCCGGTGGATGCCAGCTATCTGGCCGACACCGTGGTGGTGATGCGCTATTTCGAGTCGCAAGGCCTGGTGCGCCAGGCGGTGTCGGTGCTCAAGAAGCGCAGCGGTCTGCACGAGCGCGCCATCCGCGAGTTCCACCTCGACGCCGAGGGGCTGCGCGTCAGCGAACCGCTGCGCGGCTTCCATGGCGTCCTCACGGGCGTGCCGGTCTACACCGGCACCGAAGACCCGTTGATGAAAGACCGGCTGCGCTGA
- a CDS encoding hybrid sensor histidine kinase/response regulator — protein sequence MSYASSPHVLRHMPDGRAVLVGEQQMYRALDQLPVPAYACDAAGLITYYNAEAVELWGRAPRLNDMAERYCGSYRLYQPDGAPLPHEHCWMARALSEQREFRGMEVVIERNDGSRRTALAHARPYRGPAGQVRGAVNVMVDISERKQTEAVLRRADRHKNEFLAMLSHELRNPLASIRNGLHILRLSGAGGSTPEAETACDTMERQLAHTVRLIDDLLDLTRITRGKIELRRERVDLTDVVGDAVEASRGPLEAAGHRFELVPPPHPLFVDGDRTRLAQVVGNLLINSAKYTPPGGCITLTVDCQGGQAVITVRDDGIGIEPDVLPQIFELYMQGEQLPQSSQRGLGIGLSLVRGLVSLHGGHVHAHSDGRGKGSQFSVQLPVASPVADDGPDDGSGTGSGGLSKYRILVVDDNQDAAISLAVMLKLMGHESSTAHDGLEAVSLTASTAPQVVLLDLGLPGINGYEACRRIRALPDGGRPVLIALTGWGQEDDKRRSKEAGFDFHLVKPVDPDALEKLLAGLALPPG from the coding sequence ATGTCCTATGCGAGCTCGCCACACGTGCTCCGGCACATGCCGGACGGGCGGGCCGTGCTGGTGGGCGAGCAGCAGATGTACCGCGCGCTCGACCAGCTGCCGGTACCCGCCTACGCCTGCGATGCCGCGGGCCTGATCACCTACTACAACGCCGAAGCGGTCGAACTGTGGGGCCGCGCACCGCGGCTGAACGACATGGCCGAGCGTTATTGCGGCTCGTACCGGCTGTACCAGCCGGACGGCGCCCCGCTGCCGCACGAGCACTGCTGGATGGCGCGTGCCTTGAGCGAGCAGCGCGAGTTCCGGGGCATGGAGGTGGTGATCGAACGCAACGACGGCAGCCGGCGCACGGCCCTCGCTCACGCCCGACCCTACCGCGGCCCTGCCGGCCAGGTGCGCGGCGCCGTCAACGTGATGGTCGACATCTCCGAGCGCAAGCAGACCGAGGCCGTGCTGCGGCGGGCCGACCGCCACAAGAACGAATTTCTGGCGATGCTCTCGCACGAGTTGCGCAACCCGCTCGCGTCGATACGCAACGGCTTGCACATCCTGCGCCTGAGCGGCGCCGGCGGCAGCACGCCCGAGGCCGAGACGGCCTGCGACACGATGGAGCGGCAACTTGCCCACACCGTGCGGCTGATCGACGACCTGCTCGACCTGACACGCATCACGCGTGGAAAGATCGAACTGCGACGCGAGCGTGTCGACCTGACGGACGTGGTGGGCGACGCGGTCGAGGCGAGCCGGGGGCCTCTGGAAGCGGCTGGCCACCGTTTTGAACTGGTGCCACCGCCGCACCCGCTGTTCGTCGACGGGGACCGTACCCGGCTGGCCCAGGTGGTGGGCAACCTGCTCATCAACAGCGCCAAGTACACTCCGCCGGGCGGGTGCATCACCCTGACGGTCGACTGTCAGGGTGGCCAAGCGGTGATCACGGTGCGAGACGATGGCATCGGCATCGAACCCGACGTGTTGCCACAAATTTTCGAGTTGTACATGCAAGGTGAACAATTGCCCCAGTCTTCCCAGCGTGGATTGGGCATCGGTCTGAGTCTGGTGCGGGGCCTGGTCTCGCTCCACGGCGGCCATGTGCACGCGCACAGCGACGGCCGGGGCAAGGGCAGCCAGTTCAGCGTGCAATTGCCGGTTGCCAGCCCGGTGGCCGACGACGGCCCGGACGATGGCAGCGGCACGGGGAGCGGCGGCCTGTCCAAATACCGCATCCTGGTCGTCGATGACAACCAGGATGCCGCGATCAGCCTCGCCGTCATGCTCAAGCTGATGGGCCACGAGAGCAGTACGGCGCACGACGGCCTCGAGGCGGTTTCGTTGACGGCGTCCACCGCGCCCCAGGTGGTGCTGCTCGACCTGGGCTTGCCCGGCATCAATGGCTACGAAGCCTGTCGCCGCATCCGTGCCCTGCCGGACGGCGGCCGGCCGGTGCTGATCGCCCTCACCGGCTGGGGCCAGGAAGACGACAAGCGGCGCTCCAAAGAGGCCGGCTTCGATTTCCATCTGGTCAAACCGGTCGACCCCGACGCGCTCGAAAAACTGCTTGCCGGGCTGGCGTTGCCGCCGGGCTGA
- a CDS encoding glycosyltransferase family 2 protein, producing the protein MLFDPRTSIVVLTHNRVDELSRTLAHLIALPGRLPLIVVDNASTDGTSARIRHDFPQVQLVRCDDNLGAAGRNAGVEQVRTPYVAFCDDDTWWAPDALQRAGDLLDAHPRVAAVAARVLVGPQGREDPTCRFMAHSPLQANDLPGPALIGFMAGAVVMRTDAFRAAGGYERRLFIGCEERLLGLDLASHGWQMVYAADVVTHHHPSPSRDAGGRRVLHSRNTLWIAWMRLPWSSLWHETRRVLREAAASDQLAAVLRQSLAGLPWVLRQRRVLSPEVEDMRRQVLGGPPRRAVKPNPARA; encoded by the coding sequence GTGCTGTTTGACCCGCGCACCAGCATCGTCGTGCTGACGCACAACCGCGTCGACGAGTTGTCGCGCACGCTGGCACACTTGATCGCACTGCCCGGACGGCTGCCGCTGATCGTCGTCGACAACGCTTCCACCGACGGCACCAGCGCCCGCATCCGCCACGACTTCCCGCAGGTCCAGCTGGTGCGCTGCGACGACAACCTCGGCGCCGCCGGACGCAACGCCGGTGTGGAGCAGGTGCGCACGCCCTATGTCGCCTTCTGCGACGACGACACCTGGTGGGCCCCGGACGCCTTGCAGCGCGCCGGCGACCTGCTCGACGCCCACCCGCGCGTCGCCGCCGTCGCCGCGCGCGTGCTGGTGGGGCCGCAAGGGCGCGAGGACCCGACCTGCCGCTTCATGGCCCACAGCCCGTTGCAGGCGAACGACCTGCCAGGGCCCGCCTTGATCGGCTTCATGGCCGGCGCCGTGGTGATGCGCACCGACGCCTTCCGGGCCGCTGGCGGCTACGAGCGCCGGCTGTTCATCGGCTGCGAAGAGCGTTTGCTGGGGCTCGACCTCGCCTCGCATGGCTGGCAGATGGTGTATGCGGCCGACGTCGTCACCCACCACCATCCTTCGCCTTCCCGCGATGCTGGCGGGCGGCGTGTGCTGCACAGCCGCAACACCTTGTGGATCGCCTGGATGCGGTTGCCCTGGAGCAGCCTGTGGCACGAGACACGCCGGGTGCTGCGGGAAGCCGCCGCGTCCGACCAGCTGGCCGCCGTGCTGCGGCAGAGCCTGGCCGGCCTGCCGTGGGTGCTGCGGCAGCGCCGCGTGCTGTCACCGGAAGTGGAGGACATGCGGCGCCAGGTGCTCGGCGGGCCGCCGAGGCGTGCGGTGAAACCGAACCCGGCGCGCGCCTGA
- a CDS encoding PIG-L deacetylase family protein: MPALPPLERLLVVSPHLDDGVFACGQLLAAHPGSTVLTVFAGAPGDEALNTDWDARCGFSSSQQAMASRHEEDRDALSLLGARPVWLSFLDSQYEQTPSADDIAGALLAAVDELRPGAVVMPMGLFHSDHTLVHEACLQVAGQRPQLLWLAYEDALYRRMPGLLQRRLLALAEAEVCATPAFPQRSGALADKQRAIQAYASQLRAFGKGGYADVLAAERYWQITPPAQRTAPSRRATSRAEALARERERLAATHRVKMKEPHRAV; encoded by the coding sequence ATGCCTGCTTTGCCTCCGCTAGAGCGCCTGTTGGTGGTGTCGCCACATCTCGACGACGGCGTGTTCGCCTGCGGCCAGTTGCTCGCCGCCCACCCCGGCAGCACCGTGCTGACCGTGTTTGCCGGCGCGCCCGGCGACGAGGCGCTGAACACCGACTGGGACGCCCGCTGTGGCTTCAGCAGCAGCCAGCAGGCGATGGCCTCGCGGCATGAGGAAGACCGGGATGCGCTGTCGCTGCTGGGCGCACGGCCGGTCTGGCTCAGCTTTCTGGACAGCCAGTACGAGCAGACACCCAGCGCGGACGACATTGCCGGCGCCCTGCTGGCCGCGGTCGACGAACTGCGGCCGGGCGCCGTGGTGATGCCGATGGGGCTGTTCCATTCCGACCATACGCTGGTGCACGAGGCCTGTTTGCAAGTCGCCGGGCAACGTCCGCAGCTGCTGTGGCTCGCCTACGAGGATGCCTTGTACCGGCGCATGCCCGGCCTGCTGCAGCGGCGCTTGCTGGCGCTGGCCGAAGCCGAGGTGTGCGCGACGCCCGCGTTTCCGCAGCGCAGCGGGGCGCTGGCCGACAAGCAGCGCGCCATCCAGGCCTATGCCAGCCAGCTGCGCGCCTTCGGCAAGGGCGGCTATGCCGACGTGCTGGCGGCCGAGCGCTATTGGCAGATCACGCCGCCCGCACAGCGCACAGCGCCGAGCCGCCGGGCCACATCGCGTGCCGAGGCGCTAGCGCGCGAACGCGAACGGCTGGCGGCCACGCACCGGGTGAAGATGAAGGAACCCCATCGTGCTGTTTGA
- a CDS encoding UdgX family uracil-DNA binding protein (This protein belongs to the uracil DNA glycosylase superfamily, members of which act in excision repair of DNA. However, it belongs more specifically to UdgX branch, whose founding member was found to bind uracil in DNA (where it does not belong), without cleaving it, appears to promote DNA repair by a pathway involving RecA, rather than base excision.), with protein sequence MPRTTTTSPRAPRGTPAPLEVPAGETPPGVPFDPPPRPPQVELHGKGAGLRALRALSEQAAGCRECPLGFYATQTVWGEGDVQARVMLVGEQPGDQEDQAGRPFVGPAGRLLDRALTELGWPRERLYVTNAVKHFKYELRGTRRLHKTPAQREAAACHHWLESEIEAVRPEAIVALGATAARSLLGRTVPVMAERGQWLSRPDGRRVLITLHPSALLRLRSPEREQAYAAWLEDLRRVSATAAVSD encoded by the coding sequence ATGCCTCGAACCACGACCACCTCTCCCCGTGCGCCGCGGGGGACCCCCGCCCCGCTCGAGGTGCCGGCTGGCGAGACCCCACCCGGCGTTCCGTTCGACCCGCCGCCGCGCCCACCCCAGGTCGAGTTGCATGGCAAGGGCGCCGGCTTGCGCGCCTTGCGCGCTCTGAGCGAGCAGGCCGCCGGCTGCCGCGAGTGTCCGCTGGGCTTCTACGCGACCCAGACGGTGTGGGGTGAGGGCGATGTACAAGCGCGCGTGATGCTGGTCGGCGAGCAGCCCGGCGACCAGGAAGACCAGGCCGGCCGGCCCTTCGTCGGCCCCGCGGGCCGTTTGCTCGACCGGGCGCTGACGGAACTCGGCTGGCCGCGCGAGCGGCTCTATGTCACCAACGCCGTCAAGCACTTCAAGTACGAGTTGCGCGGCACCCGACGGCTCCACAAGACGCCGGCACAGCGGGAAGCGGCAGCCTGCCACCACTGGCTGGAAAGCGAGATCGAGGCGGTGCGGCCCGAAGCCATCGTCGCACTCGGCGCCACGGCGGCGCGCTCGCTGCTGGGCCGCACGGTGCCGGTGATGGCCGAGCGCGGCCAGTGGTTGTCACGCCCAGACGGGCGGCGCGTGTTGATCACGCTGCACCCGTCCGCCTTGCTGCGGCTGCGCTCGCCCGAGCGCGAGCAGGCCTATGCGGCCTGGCTCGAAGACCTGCGCCGGGTGTCGGCGACGGCGGCCGTCTCGGACTGA
- a CDS encoding DUF3606 domain-containing protein: protein MTQPRPGSEPSSRPALIDPYDEGDMRHWAEKLSVTVEQLREAVAQAGPRPEQVGEYLLRMRADDHRVP from the coding sequence ATGACCCAGCCCCGCCCTGGCTCCGAGCCCTCCTCCCGCCCCGCGCTGATCGACCCGTACGACGAGGGCGACATGCGCCACTGGGCCGAGAAGCTCAGCGTCACGGTGGAACAGCTGCGGGAGGCGGTGGCCCAGGCCGGCCCGCGCCCCGAGCAGGTCGGCGAATACCTGCTGCGGATGCGCGCCGACGACCATCGCGTGCCCTGA
- a CDS encoding metallophosphoesterase family protein: MTGDRSSFDVGVISDTHGLLRPQALAALAGCRHILHGGDIGGPDILERLADIAPVSAVRGNNDRGAWAERLPEQLRLELGGVVFFMLHDLAQLPPLPDGVQVLVSGHSHKPRLQQRDGVWWLNPGSAGPRRFTLPISVARVSVGAAGPEPRLIELALPATATARR; encoded by the coding sequence ATGACCGGCGACCGCAGTTCCTTCGACGTCGGGGTGATTTCCGACACCCATGGCTTGCTGCGGCCTCAGGCGCTGGCCGCATTGGCCGGCTGCCGGCACATCCTGCACGGCGGCGACATCGGTGGCCCGGACATCCTCGAGCGATTGGCCGACATCGCTCCCGTCAGCGCGGTGCGCGGCAACAACGACCGAGGGGCGTGGGCCGAGCGGCTGCCGGAACAGTTGCGCCTCGAACTCGGCGGCGTGGTGTTTTTCATGCTGCACGACCTCGCCCAGCTGCCGCCGCTGCCGGACGGGGTGCAGGTGCTGGTGAGCGGGCACTCGCACAAGCCGCGGCTGCAGCAGCGCGATGGCGTGTGGTGGCTCAACCCGGGCAGTGCAGGGCCGCGCCGCTTCACACTGCCGATCAGCGTGGCGCGCGTCAGCGTCGGCGCGGCGGGACCCGAGCCGCGGCTGATCGAGCTGGCCCTGCCGGCGACCGCTACGGCGCGGCGCTAG
- a CDS encoding uracil-DNA glycosylase family protein has protein sequence MDEIARLLADVQGCTLCAAHLPHGPRPVLQLHPDARILIAAQAPGRKVHETGIPFNDASGERLRHWMGVDRATFYDARRIAIVPMGLCFPGSARQGDLPPRRECAPQWRTRLLQPLRQLQLTLVVGRYAQSWHLSDAGRGVTEVVQGWREHLPTVIPLPHPSPRNQLWVRRHPWFEAELLPVLRERVAEVLTR, from the coding sequence ATGGATGAGATCGCCCGGCTGCTCGCCGACGTGCAGGGCTGCACGCTGTGCGCGGCCCATTTGCCGCATGGCCCGCGGCCGGTGCTGCAGCTGCACCCCGACGCGCGCATCCTGATCGCCGCGCAGGCGCCGGGCCGCAAGGTGCATGAGACCGGCATTCCCTTCAACGATGCCAGCGGCGAACGACTGCGCCACTGGATGGGCGTCGACCGCGCCACCTTCTACGACGCCCGCCGCATCGCCATCGTGCCGATGGGATTGTGTTTCCCCGGCTCGGCGCGCCAGGGCGACCTTCCGCCGCGCCGCGAGTGCGCACCTCAGTGGCGCACACGTTTGCTGCAGCCGCTGCGGCAACTCCAACTGACCCTGGTGGTGGGGCGTTATGCGCAGAGCTGGCATCTGAGCGACGCCGGACGCGGCGTGACCGAGGTGGTGCAGGGCTGGCGCGAGCACCTGCCGACGGTCATCCCGCTGCCGCACCCGAGCCCGCGCAACCAGCTGTGGGTGCGCCGGCACCCGTGGTTCGAGGCCGAGCTGTTGCCGGTCCTGCGCGAGCGTGTGGCCGAAGTGCTGACTCGCTAA